The region CTACGATGGTACTCGAACCTGTACACTGTCCCACTTGCAACAGCACTAACATCGTCAAACATGGCAAGACGGCTGAAGGCAAACAACGATATAAATGTCGGAATTCCGAATGCACTCGCCATAGCTTTGTTCTGGAGTATTCCTACCGAGGTTACTTACCTGATGTGAAACAACAGATTTGTGAGATGGCACTCAATGGCAGCGGAATTCGCGATACTGCACGAGTACTCAGAATTAGTCCGACTACTGTCATTGAAGAATTAAAAAAAGATCGTCATCTTGAACAGATCAATCGATCATTGTTGGAACAACTGGAGCCAACAGCTGTGACTATTGCCAAACACATCGAAGAAGCCGAAGCAGACGAGATGTGGAGCTTTGTCCGGTGTAAAAAACAGGAACGTTGGCTGTGGCATGCCATTGACCATCAGACGGGGCAGGTATTGGCGTATGTGCTGGCAGACCATCAAGACCAAGCGTTGGTCGAGTTAAAAGCATTGTTAGCACCGTTTGGGGTTCAAACCTTTTATACCGATGGATGGGGAGCCTATGCTCGCTTGTTCGATGAAGACCAGCATGTGGTTGGTAAACAGAATACACAGAAAATTGAGCGCAAGCATTTGACGTTACGAACCCGAATTAAGCGATTAGCTCGCAAGACGATCTGCTTCTCCAAGTCCGAACGGCTACATGACATTGTGATTGGGTTGTTCATCAATCGCTATGAATTTGGACGGGTAGTTTGACCTTATCGATCCCCATGTCTAGCACACTACCAATAATCGAACGAACTTGCAAATTGTCCAAAATACCAACGGGGCAAATGTGCAGATGAATCAAGAAGACAACAAGAGCAGGCGACTTGAAAGTAAACATAGTTTAATTGGCAATGGTCTGGGGGCACTGGCACAAATTGTCGTGGCATCTATTAACCGTCCTCGTAATCCCGAACCTGAACCTGTTCAGCAGGTTGCAAGTAATCCTGCTCCCGTCTCTGCTGTTGAGCCTTCTATGCAGCCTGTCGCTCCAGCTTATGCACCAGCACCCTCCCAGATTGCCTATGCTCCATCGTTGCCTGCGACTTCTTTTGTCATGTTCAGTAGTAATCCAGCGATTCCAGTCTCACCCGTGATTGTGGCAAAGGTGAATGCAGCTTTATCCAGCCAGGGGCTTTTACCAGCAGCCTGTGTAGCAAGTCCAATCGTGGTTTTAAATGTTGCTAATGGGCAGTATATTGCCTGTGCCCAACCCAGTGCCACGTTTCCTCCTGGAAATTATCGATTAAATATTCCCGGTTTATAGGCATTTGTGTTCTTAATTAGTAACTATTTTGTTCTATAAGGGGTATTCATGAGAATATCCCTATAGATAGAAACAACATTTTTGGAACACAATTAGTCAATGCTATCAGTCCGCTCCAGGGTAAATCCCAAATCTGCCAAGATATCTTGAGGCGCATAGGGCAGGTCAAAGTACTTTAAACGTATAGGATTCCTGCGGGTCAAGAACTCTAGGCTGCATAAAATAGCTGTATCAGTTTAGGCAATGAAACTCATTACTTAAGTTCTGCCTCCATCCTAGTGCAATCAGGCTTTGGATTTTCATAAAATTACACAACTTGGCAAGTTACCGAAGTAGAAAAAACGATCGCCAATCAACTGGGGAGGAGAGCTTGTAAAATCTGTTCATTTGTATGTCCGTGAGAACATCGCGTCACAATGAATTGCAGCAAATCATCAAAGGCTTGACGAGTGAGGGTATAGAGCTTCTGTCCCACCGTTTGCTTGCCTTGAGCAAACTCAAATCGTTCAGATTGTGCGCCAGAACAGGCAGTCCGTTGCAGAATCGACTGCGCCACGCAACTAAGACGGAAGTGACGGTTGACCGCTTCCTCGTTCCGCACCTGAGCCGACTCTAG is a window of Leptolyngbyaceae cyanobacterium JSC-12 DNA encoding:
- a CDS encoding hypothetical protein (IMG reference gene:2510094813); the encoded protein is MNQEDNKSRRLESKHSLIGNGLGALAQIVVASINRPRNPEPEPVQQVASNPAPVSAVEPSMQPVAPAYAPAPSQIAYAPSLPATSFVMFSSNPAIPVSPVIVAKVNAALSSQGLLPAACVASPIVVLNVANGQYIACAQPSATFPPGNYRLNIPGL
- a CDS encoding transposase, IS1 family (IMG reference gene:2510094812~PFAM: IS1 transposase; Insertion element protein), with product MVLEPVHCPTCNSTNIVKHGKTAEGKQRYKCRNSECTRHSFVLEYSYRGYLPDVKQQICEMALNGSGIRDTARVLRISPTTVIEELKKDRHLEQINRSLLEQLEPTAVTIAKHIEEAEADEMWSFVRCKKQERWLWHAIDHQTGQVLAYVLADHQDQALVELKALLAPFGVQTFYTDGWGAYARLFDEDQHVVGKQNTQKIERKHLTLRTRIKRLARKTICFSKSERLHDIVIGLFINRYEFGRVV